One Oncorhynchus kisutch isolate 150728-3 linkage group LG13, Okis_V2, whole genome shotgun sequence DNA window includes the following coding sequences:
- the LOC109901715 gene encoding potassium voltage-gated channel subfamily V member 1-like, translated as MMSSSSSPAEFYGDSTSFLSIDSSVFYSEPPPVCGDPLDFFTINVGGSRYVLSQELLASHPETRLGKLALSTRDSALELCDDTDFLENEFFFDRNSQTFQYVINFYRTGHLHVREELCVLSFLQEIEYWGIDELCIDPCCRGRYYRRKELKESLDIRNEAEADESQDEDFNDVACPDLRRRLWDLLEKPESSRAARAFGTLSIIFVAVSIVNIVLISLDLGDVGGNGIGDESGGSDGGTPFFVDALEYVCVVWFTGELVLRFVCVRDKCRFTRSVPNVIDLLAILPFYVTLAVEILHGGSTELENMGRVVQLLRLMRSLRMLKLGRHSTGLKSLGLTITQCYEEVGLLLLFLFVGISIFAMVEFALEHDIPGTSFSSVPCAWWWATTSMTTVGYGDIRPDTTLGKVLAFLCILSGILILALPIAIINDRFSACYFTLKMKEAALRHGEALKRLARGSLGDSEVGGAARGGGVNLRDVYARSVTEMLKLQGRERASTRSSGGGELWW; from the exons ATGATGAGCAGCTCATCCAGCCCAGCTGAGTTCTACGGGGACAGCACCTCCTTCCTGTCCATAGACTCCAGCGTCTTCTACAGCGAGCCCCCTCCTGTCTGTGGCGACCCACTGGACTTCTTCACCATCAATGTGGGTGGCAGCCGCTACGTTCTCTCCCAGGAGCTGCTGGCATCCCACCCAGAAACCCGGCTGGGCAAGCTGGCCCTGTCGACACGGGACTCTGCCCTAGAGCTCTGCGACGACACTGACTTCCTGGAGAATGAGTTCTTCTTTGACCGCAACTCACAGACCTTCCAGTATGTGATAAACTTCTACCGCACAGGCCACCTGCATGTCAGGGAGGAGCTTTGCGTGCTCTCCTTCCTCCAGGAGATTGAGTACTGGGGCATCGACGAGCTCTGCATCGATCCCTGCTGCCGGGGACGCTACTACCGCCGCAAGGAGCTCAAGGAGAGCCTGGACATACGGAACGAGGCTGAGGCTGACGAAAGCCAGGACGAAGACTTCAACGACGTCGCGTGCCCAGATCTCCGCCGGCGCCTGTGGGACCTGCTGGAGAAGCCAGAGTCTTCACGAGCGGCACGCGCCTTCGGCACGCTGTCAATCATCTTCGTGGCGGTATCCATTGTCAACATTGTGCTCATCTCGCTGGACCTGGGGGATGTGGGTGGGAACGGGATCGGTGACGAGAGTGGGGGCAGTGACGGGGGTACACCTTTCTTCGTGGATGCACTGGAATATGTGTGCGTGGTGTGGTTCACTGGCGAGCTGGTGCTACGCTTCGTCTGCGTACGCGACAAGTGCCGCTTCACCCGTAGTGTTCCCAATGTGATTGACCTGCTAGCCATCCTGCCCTTCTATGTGACTCTGGCAGTTGAGATTCTGCACGGTGGCTCTACAGAGCTGGAGAACATGGGCCGCGTGGTACAGTTGCTCAGGCTCATGAGGTCCCTGCGCATGCTCAAACTGGGACGCCACTCCACAG GCCTCAAGTCCCTGGGTCTGACCATCACCCAGTGCTACGAGGAGGTGGGTCTCCTGCTTCTCTTCCTCTTCGTGGGCATCTCCATCTTCGCCATGGTGGAGTTTGCCCTGGAGCATGACATCCCCGGTACCTCCTTCAGCAGCGTGCCGTGTGCCTGGTGGTGGGCCACCACCTCCATGACCACGGTGGGCTACGGAGACATCCGCCCCGACACCACCCTGGGCAAGGTGCTGGCCTTTCTCTGCATCTTGTCTGGAATCCTGATCTTGGCACTGCCCATTGCTATCATCAATGACCGCTTCTCTGCCTGCTACTTCACTCTCAAGATGAAGGAGGCGGCGCTGCGGCACGGGGAGGCGCTCAAGAGGCTGGCGCGGGGTTCGCTGGGTGACTCGGAGGTGGGTGGGGCAGCAAGGGGAGGAGGGGTGAACCTGAGAGATGTTTACGCCAGGAGTGTGACGGAGATGCTGAAgctgcaggggagggagagggccaGCACACGGAGTAGTGGAGGGGGTGAGCTCTGGTGGTAG